In the genome of Candidatus Eisenbacteria bacterium, the window TCTCGAAGACGAGCGCGAGATCATGATGTACCTCCGCCACGAAGCGGGGCATGCATTCAACTACGCCTACCGTCTTTACATCACCAAGGAGTGGCGCGAGCTGTTCGGACCGTACAACCGGCCCTATCGCGATCGTTACCGTCCGATTCCGTTCAGCCGGAAGTACGTTCGGCACATCGCCGGCTGGTACGCGCAGAAGCATCCCGACGAGGACTTCGCCGAGACCTTCGCCGTGTGGCTCACCCCGGCTTCCAAGTGGCGGCGCCGATACAAGGGCTGGCCGGCGATGCGCAAGCTGCGCTATGTTGATGGCGTCGTCCGTCGTGCAAGGGATCAGGAGCCCGTGGTCTCGACCGGTGATTTCGACATCACGGTCGAGGACATGAAGGTGACGGTGGAGAAGTTCTACCGCCGCCTGGCTCGGCAGAACGGCACCGGCGCCAACATCGCGCTCGAGTCGGATCTGTCGACCCTGTTCCTCGAGCGTGGGCGCAGGCGCAAGGGCATCCGCCCCGCGTGGGAGATGGTCGAGGAGCATCGCAAGACGCTCACCGACAAGATCACGTACTGGACGGGCGTGCCGCGCCCGACCGTGCGGGGCCTGGTGGAGCGGATCGTTCGGACGTGCCGCGATCACCAGCTCTTCGCGGAGGTCGGCCGCGAGCCGGCGTACCTGGTGGAGCTGACGGCGTACGGCACGACGTTGGCGATGAACTACCTCACGCGAGGCCGGTTCATCGACAAGTAGCGTCCGGGGCCACGGAACGGCCCTGACGAGGGGAGCGCGCTCTCGAGGAGGCGAGGACCGCCATGGCCAAGCTGCGAATCGGCGTTCTCTACGACTACTGGTGGGACGAGGACGAGGAGCGGGTCGAGGGAGAGCGTCCGAAGAAGAAATCCCCCGATGACGACGTGCAGGCCGTCTACGAAGCCTTGAGGAAGGCCGGGCACAACCCGGTCTTCGTGCGCATCGACGGCACGCGCGAGAGCCTCATCGAGCTCGCCCGCTCGCAGACCGACCTGCTCTACAACCTGGTCGAATCGTTTGCCGGGGACGACGGCCAGGACACCAACGTCGCGGGTTACCTCGAGCTGCTCGGACGGCGTTTCACGGGCTCGGGTTCTACCGGCCTCTATCTGGCGCAGGACAAGAACCTCGCCAAGAAGATCTTCACGTTCCACGGCATCCACACGCCGTACTTCAGCACCGTCTATCGCGGACGCACCGAGCACTCCCACGACATCCAGTTCCCGGTGATCGTGAAGCCGGCTCGCGAGGACGGTTCGATCGGCATCCAGTTCGGCGCGGTGTGCAACACGATCAAGGAGCTGATGGAGCGAATCGACTACATCCACGCCGAGTTCGACAGCCCGGCGCTGATCGAGGAGTACATCGAGGGTCGCGAGCTCTACGTCGGCGTGCTGGGCAACGACAAGCCCGAAGCGCTTCCCGTGGTGGAGCTGGATCTGTCGAAGCTGCCCGAGGGCACGCCCAAGATCGCCGGCTCCGAAGTGAAGTGGGAGGAGGAGACCGAGGCCTACAAGAAGACCAAGCCGTTCTTTCCGGACGACCTCTCGGACGATGTTGTGGTGAAGCTGCAGGAGACGGCCGTCCAGGCCTTCTCTGCGCTGCAGCTTCGCGACTATGGACGCATCGATTTTCGACTCGCCAAAGACGGCAAGGTCCACGTGCTCGAGGTGAATCCCAATCCGTACCTGCACCCGACCGCCGAGTTCTCGATGGCGGCGAAGAAGTCGGGCCGGAGCTACGTGGAGACGATCGGCGAGATCGCCGACCTGGCCATGGCGAGGTACGCCGCGGAGAGCTGAGCATGGCCCGTCGCTCGCTCGTTGTGATCACGGTCGTGCTGCTGGCCTGCAGCGCCTGTGGCCGTAGCCGTCAGGACTCCGGTTCCGCACCGCCCGATACCGTCGCCACGACCTCGGAATCCTCGCTGGGTTCACGGGTGAGCGTCGCGACCGATCCCTATCTTCGAGTCATGGCACCGAAGCTGCGTGACTGGGCCGAGCGCTGGCGCGGAGTGATGCCGGGCTTCACGCTCGATTCTCTGTATCGCGAGGCCGGCGCCTATCCCGTGGGCTACCGCCGCGCCACGACCTCCGCCGACCTCGAGCGTGCGCGCGTCTTCGGACAGCTCTCGCCTGATTCCAAGCGCATCGTGGAGCCCGACATGTATCGGCAGAAGTCGGACGGAGAGTGGGAGCTGCGTCCCGAGCCCGA includes:
- a CDS encoding ATP-grasp domain-containing protein; protein product: MAKLRIGVLYDYWWDEDEERVEGERPKKKSPDDDVQAVYEALRKAGHNPVFVRIDGTRESLIELARSQTDLLYNLVESFAGDDGQDTNVAGYLELLGRRFTGSGSTGLYLAQDKNLAKKIFTFHGIHTPYFSTVYRGRTEHSHDIQFPVIVKPAREDGSIGIQFGAVCNTIKELMERIDYIHAEFDSPALIEEYIEGRELYVGVLGNDKPEALPVVELDLSKLPEGTPKIAGSEVKWEEETEAYKKTKPFFPDDLSDDVVVKLQETAVQAFSALQLRDYGRIDFRLAKDGKVHVLEVNPNPYLHPTAEFSMAAKKSGRSYVETIGEIADLAMARYAAES
- a CDS encoding putative zinc-binding metallopeptidase, with the protein product MPDFEQPSTDVQEILGKQISQLGLKLEGSPVERFVHQLHRELQRKGLKHFKPVCYLTDEWGCPDGQPVIGIPFYLADPQLARLERAMNDLEDEREIMMYLRHEAGHAFNYAYRLYITKEWRELFGPYNRPYRDRYRPIPFSRKYVRHIAGWYAQKHPDEDFAETFAVWLTPASKWRRRYKGWPAMRKLRYVDGVVRRARDQEPVVSTGDFDITVEDMKVTVEKFYRRLARQNGTGANIALESDLSTLFLERGRRRKGIRPAWEMVEEHRKTLTDKITYWTGVPRPTVRGLVERIVRTCRDHQLFAEVGREPAYLVELTAYGTTLAMNYLTRGRFIDK